One window of the Archangium primigenium genome contains the following:
- the nrfD gene encoding NrfD/PsrC family molybdoenzyme membrane anchor subunit: MAETATSHFPPGVDPLEPRALVAPHHDDATLNETLLDHVWRKPGKGWFLLFGIALVGLGMFLVAVTMTLARGIGVWGNNQPNGWAFDIVNFVWWVGIGHAGTLISAILLLFQQKWRTSINRFAEAMTIFAVICAGQFPLLHTGRPWFAFWLLPYPSTLGAWPQFRSPLDWDVFAVSTYFTVSLLFWYVGLIPDLAALRDSSPTKLQRTIYGLFSLGWRGSGRHWHNYKIGYLLLAGLSTPLVLSVHTIVSFDFATGLIPGWHATIFPPYFVAGAVFSGFAMVITLIVPARKYLNLRDVITDRHLENMNKVILATGLIVSYGYMMEHFIAWYSGSEYEIWTFYVNRARGPYWQVYWLMIACNVITPNIFWFRKCRTSIPIMWVASIVVNIGMWCERFIIIVTSLTQDFLPSSWDLYSPTWVDWCLYIGTLGLFSTLFLLFLKFVPAVAISEVKELQLELKHAAHHAAHGHDTHGAH; encoded by the coding sequence ATGGCCGAGACAGCCACCTCCCACTTCCCCCCGGGCGTCGATCCGCTGGAGCCGCGGGCGCTCGTCGCGCCGCACCACGACGACGCCACGCTCAACGAGACGCTGCTCGACCACGTCTGGCGCAAGCCGGGCAAGGGCTGGTTCCTGCTGTTCGGAATCGCCCTGGTCGGCCTGGGCATGTTCCTGGTCGCCGTGACGATGACCCTCGCGCGCGGCATCGGCGTGTGGGGCAACAACCAGCCCAACGGCTGGGCGTTCGACATCGTCAACTTCGTGTGGTGGGTCGGTATCGGCCACGCCGGTACCCTCATCTCCGCCATCCTCCTGCTCTTCCAGCAGAAGTGGCGCACGAGCATCAACCGCTTCGCCGAGGCGATGACCATCTTCGCGGTCATCTGCGCGGGCCAGTTCCCCCTCTTGCACACGGGGCGTCCCTGGTTCGCCTTCTGGCTCTTGCCCTACCCGAGCACGCTCGGCGCCTGGCCCCAGTTCCGCTCTCCGCTGGACTGGGACGTGTTCGCCGTGTCCACGTACTTCACCGTGTCGCTGCTCTTCTGGTACGTGGGCCTCATCCCGGACCTGGCGGCGCTGCGTGACTCCTCGCCCACCAAGCTCCAGCGCACCATCTACGGCCTGTTCTCGCTCGGCTGGCGCGGCTCGGGCCGCCACTGGCACAACTACAAGATTGGCTACCTGCTGCTCGCGGGCCTCTCCACGCCGCTGGTGCTCAGCGTGCACACGATCGTGTCCTTCGACTTCGCCACGGGCCTCATCCCCGGCTGGCACGCCACGATCTTCCCGCCCTACTTCGTCGCCGGCGCCGTGTTCAGCGGCTTCGCGATGGTGATCACGCTCATCGTCCCCGCGCGCAAGTACCTCAACCTCCGGGACGTCATCACCGACCGCCACCTGGAGAACATGAACAAGGTCATCCTCGCGACGGGCCTCATCGTGTCCTACGGGTACATGATGGAGCACTTCATCGCGTGGTACTCGGGCAGCGAGTACGAGATCTGGACCTTCTACGTGAACCGCGCCCGGGGCCCGTACTGGCAGGTGTACTGGCTGATGATCGCCTGCAACGTCATCACCCCGAACATCTTCTGGTTCCGCAAGTGCCGCACGAGCATCCCCATCATGTGGGTGGCCTCCATCGTGGTGAACATCGGCATGTGGTGCGAGCGCTTCATCATCATCGTGACGTCGCTGACGCAGGACTTCCTGCCCTCCTCGTGGGACCTGTACAGCCCCACCTGGGTGGACTGGTGCCTCTACATCGGCACGCTGGGCCTCTTCAGCACGCTCTTCCTCTTGTTCCTCAAGTTCGTGCCCGCGGTGGCCATCAGCGAGGTGAAGGAGCTGCAGCTCGAGCTCAAGCACGCCGCGCACCACGCCGCGCACGGCCATGACACTCACGGAGCGCACTGA
- a CDS encoding SCO family protein — protein sequence MYSPRSCMNPRAVLAALLLALGAGQSAFALPGGGRTPQSIIDAQSDAPPQLKGVDVLEHLGELVALEARFTDSSGKPVALRDVLPRTRPVLLTLVYYNCPLLCNLVINEQIRTMRELGLKLGEDYEAVTVSIDPQDTPAQSLERRRKHLQSMGLPETAPWHFLTGTEDNIQRLADSVGFKFAYDTTSKQYVHPAVVNVITPEGSISRYLYGTSFRPQDMKLALVEAAGGRVGTSFDRIVLTCFKYDTATRRYGFYIFGFLRIGALMIFGALASMLAYYWRRELKKGAAA from the coding sequence ATGTACTCCCCCCGCTCTTGCATGAACCCGCGCGCCGTGTTGGCCGCGCTGCTCCTGGCGCTCGGCGCCGGGCAGTCGGCGTTTGCCCTTCCCGGCGGCGGGCGGACCCCCCAGAGCATCATCGACGCCCAGTCCGACGCGCCCCCGCAGCTCAAGGGCGTGGACGTGCTGGAGCACCTGGGCGAGCTCGTCGCCCTCGAGGCCAGGTTCACCGACTCCTCGGGCAAGCCCGTGGCGCTCCGGGACGTGCTGCCGCGCACCCGGCCGGTGTTGCTGACGCTTGTGTATTACAACTGCCCGCTGCTCTGTAACCTCGTCATCAACGAGCAGATCCGCACCATGCGCGAGCTGGGGCTCAAGCTCGGCGAGGACTACGAGGCGGTGACGGTCAGCATCGATCCGCAGGACACGCCCGCGCAGAGCCTGGAGCGGCGGCGCAAGCACCTGCAGTCCATGGGTCTGCCGGAGACGGCGCCGTGGCACTTCCTCACCGGCACCGAGGACAACATCCAGCGGCTGGCGGACTCGGTGGGCTTCAAGTTCGCCTACGACACGACGAGCAAGCAGTACGTCCATCCCGCGGTGGTGAATGTCATCACCCCGGAGGGCTCCATCTCGCGCTATCTGTACGGCACGTCGTTCAGGCCCCAGGACATGAAGCTGGCCCTGGTGGAAGCGGCGGGCGGCCGGGTGGGCACCAGTTTTGATCGTATCGTCCTGACCTGCTTCAAGTATGACACCGCCACACGGCGGTACGGCTTCTACATCTTTGGATTCCTCCGGATTGGCGCGCTCATGATCTTCGGCGCGCTCGCGAGCATGCTCGCGTACTACTGGAGGCGTGAGCTGAAGAAAGGCGCGGCAGCATGA
- a CDS encoding cytochrome c3 family protein, translated as MSGPLFPRWTNTASRASAAALLALPAIALGGLMAYVRSPFVTNQHRPIEQPIEFDHRHHAGDEQIDCRYCHFSVEKSPSAGIPSTTVCMSCHAQVWNKSPYLSVVREAYFTDRAIPWVRIHNLPDFVYFNHAIHVAKGVGCVTCHGRVDEMGAIEQVAPLTMQWCLDCHRNPAPNLRPQEFITSLTWTPPKDPAEAKALADKLYTENDVHSRTSCSTCHR; from the coding sequence ATGAGCGGTCCTCTCTTCCCACGATGGACGAACACGGCGTCGCGCGCTTCGGCCGCGGCCCTCCTTGCCCTCCCCGCGATCGCGCTTGGCGGTCTGATGGCGTACGTACGGTCTCCGTTCGTCACCAACCAGCACCGTCCGATCGAACAGCCCATCGAGTTCGACCACCGGCATCACGCGGGTGACGAGCAGATCGACTGTCGCTACTGCCACTTCTCCGTCGAGAAGTCGCCGTCGGCGGGCATTCCTTCCACCACGGTCTGCATGTCCTGCCACGCGCAGGTGTGGAACAAGAGCCCGTACCTGTCGGTGGTGCGGGAGGCCTACTTCACGGATCGGGCGATCCCGTGGGTGCGCATCCACAACCTGCCGGACTTCGTCTACTTCAACCACGCCATCCACGTGGCCAAGGGCGTCGGTTGCGTCACGTGCCACGGGCGCGTGGACGAGATGGGCGCCATCGAGCAGGTGGCTCCGCTCACCATGCAGTGGTGCCTGGACTGCCACCGCAACCCCGCGCCGAACCTGCGTCCGCAGGAGTTCATCACCAGCCTGACCTGGACGCCCCCGAAGGATCCGGCCGAGGCCAAGGCGCTCGCGGACAAGCTGTACACCGAGAACGACGTTCACTCGCGCACGAGCTGCTCCACATGCCACCGCTGA
- a CDS encoding SDR family oxidoreductase → MTEQTVVITGASSGIGEELAVALAARGARLVLAARDATALERVRERCERAGGRALVVPTDVSDPEACRRLVERAVEAFGGIDVLVNNAGVVMRGRFEQVTDLSVFERLMRVNYLGSVYCTHHALPHLKARRGLLVAVSSLTGKSGVPGRSGYSATKHAMQGFFDSLRIELLGSGVDVFVVCPGFVATPIRSRAYGPDGSVGHEDIAEEQGKRIMDAATCAALILRGMDRRERELVMVPAPRLLMALRALLPGLADRIASRMMKPQRP, encoded by the coding sequence ATGACGGAACAGACAGTGGTCATCACGGGGGCGTCCTCGGGCATCGGCGAGGAGCTGGCGGTGGCGCTCGCCGCGCGGGGCGCCCGGCTGGTGCTGGCGGCGCGGGACGCCACGGCGCTGGAGCGGGTGCGCGAGCGGTGTGAGCGGGCGGGGGGCCGCGCGCTCGTGGTCCCCACCGACGTGAGCGACCCCGAGGCCTGTCGCCGCCTGGTGGAGCGGGCCGTGGAGGCCTTCGGGGGCATCGACGTCCTGGTGAACAACGCGGGCGTCGTCATGCGGGGGCGCTTCGAGCAGGTGACCGACCTGTCCGTCTTCGAGCGGCTCATGCGGGTCAACTACCTGGGCTCCGTCTACTGCACCCACCACGCCCTGCCGCACCTCAAGGCCCGCCGGGGGCTGCTCGTGGCCGTCTCCTCCCTCACGGGCAAGTCGGGTGTCCCCGGCCGCAGCGGCTATTCCGCCACCAAACACGCCATGCAGGGCTTCTTCGACTCGCTGCGCATCGAGCTGCTCGGCAGCGGCGTGGACGTGTTCGTCGTCTGCCCCGGCTTCGTCGCCACCCCCATCCGCTCCCGCGCCTACGGCCCCGATGGCTCGGTGGGCCACGAGGACATCGCCGAGGAGCAGGGCAAGCGCATCATGGACGCCGCCACCTGCGCGGCCCTCATCCTCCGGGGCATGGACCGGCGCGAGCGCGAGCTGGTGATGGTGCCCGCCCCCCGGCTGCTGATGGCCCTGCGCGCGCTCCTGCCCGGGCTGGCGGACCGCATCGCCTCACGAATGATGAAGCCCCAACGGCCTTGA
- a CDS encoding GreA/GreB family elongation factor yields the protein MSKAFTKEDAGGEDILPPPRPRSASGDKRYITAEGYRALQEELAALTAPLSQEQKETQARLGEGAARQRAHRARQVAATLEEVQVVTEVPDERHVFFGAWVRLEDEAGEETSYRIVGPDEAEVKEGRLSVESPLARALLGREEGESVRVERPRGAIEYTVTQVTYHPPTS from the coding sequence ATGTCGAAGGCCTTCACCAAGGAGGACGCGGGAGGGGAGGACATCCTGCCGCCTCCGCGTCCCCGCTCGGCCTCGGGAGACAAGCGCTACATCACCGCCGAGGGCTACCGCGCCTTGCAAGAGGAGCTGGCGGCGCTGACGGCCCCCCTGAGCCAGGAGCAGAAGGAAACCCAGGCCCGCTTGGGTGAGGGGGCGGCCCGGCAGCGGGCCCACCGGGCGCGGCAGGTCGCGGCCACCCTGGAGGAGGTCCAGGTGGTGACGGAGGTCCCGGACGAGCGGCACGTCTTCTTCGGCGCCTGGGTGCGACTGGAGGACGAGGCGGGCGAGGAGACGTCCTACCGCATCGTGGGGCCGGACGAGGCCGAGGTGAAGGAGGGGCGGCTGAGTGTCGAGTCGCCGCTGGCGCGGGCCCTGCTGGGTCGGGAGGAAGGGGAGTCCGTCCGCGTCGAGCGCCCCCGAGGGGCCATCGAGTACACGGTCACCCAGGTCACCTATCACCCGCCGACGAGCTGA
- a CDS encoding c-type cytochrome, with translation MRRLIPVAGLALAACNVPSEFLQRMEEQAKYEYYESSSFWADGRAMRTPPEGTVPRERLVGDPALTTGRVAGQFVSALPRSLKVDRALLEEGQKKYNIVCAQCHGRLGDGNSVVAENMALRLPPSLHEIANKPDGHFYVAITEGYGAMPSFAGELNIQERWAVVAYVRALQTARSATAGGTQPVPQENR, from the coding sequence ATGAGGCGGCTCATCCCCGTGGCCGGGCTCGCCCTGGCCGCTTGTAATGTCCCGTCCGAGTTCCTCCAGCGCATGGAGGAGCAGGCCAAGTACGAGTACTACGAGTCGAGCTCGTTCTGGGCGGACGGTCGCGCCATGCGCACCCCGCCCGAGGGCACGGTTCCCCGGGAGCGCCTGGTGGGTGACCCGGCCCTGACCACGGGCCGCGTCGCCGGTCAGTTCGTCAGCGCCCTGCCCCGCTCGCTCAAGGTGGACCGCGCGCTGCTCGAGGAAGGCCAGAAGAAGTACAACATCGTCTGCGCCCAGTGCCACGGCCGGCTCGGCGACGGCAACAGCGTGGTCGCCGAGAACATGGCGCTGCGCCTGCCGCCCTCGCTGCACGAGATCGCCAACAAGCCGGATGGCCACTTCTACGTCGCCATCACCGAGGGCTACGGCGCCATGCCGTCGTTCGCGGGTGAGCTCAACATCCAGGAGCGTTGGGCCGTGGTGGCCTACGTTCGCGCCCTGCAGACCGCCCGCTCGGCGACCGCGGGCGGCACGCAGCCGGTGCCTCAGGAGAACCGATGA
- a CDS encoding DUF3341 domain-containing protein, whose amino-acid sequence MSADTKVLDSWFLAEFATPEALVDATRQMREKYGYEGMDTYSPYPLHGGSEALGLPPSRVPFIALIGALTGMVTAISMMAYMNGYDYPINVGGRPQYSLPAYVPITFELTVLFAAFGIFFGLLGLSRLPQPYHPVYEHDAFRTATTHGYWLSVPKTVSVQSDTIMEQLKSLGATQVTVVTGEKE is encoded by the coding sequence ATGTCCGCTGACACCAAGGTCCTGGACAGCTGGTTCCTCGCCGAGTTCGCCACCCCCGAGGCGCTGGTGGATGCCACGCGCCAGATGCGGGAGAAGTACGGCTACGAGGGGATGGACACCTATTCCCCCTACCCGCTGCACGGCGGCTCGGAGGCCCTGGGCCTGCCGCCCTCGCGCGTGCCCTTCATCGCGCTCATCGGCGCGCTCACCGGCATGGTGACGGCCATCTCGATGATGGCCTACATGAACGGCTACGACTACCCCATCAACGTGGGTGGCCGTCCCCAGTACAGCCTGCCGGCGTACGTGCCCATCACGTTCGAGCTCACCGTGCTGTTCGCGGCGTTCGGCATCTTCTTTGGTCTGCTGGGCCTCAGCCGGCTGCCGCAGCCCTACCACCCGGTGTACGAGCACGACGCGTTCCGCACGGCCACCACGCACGGCTACTGGCTGAGCGTGCCCAAGACCGTGAGCGTGCAGTCGGACACCATCATGGAGCAGCTCAAGTCGCTGGGCGCCACCCAGGTGACGGTTGTGACGGGAGAGAAGGAATGA
- a CDS encoding TAT-variant-translocated molybdopterin oxidoreductase, whose product MPPLKPTLDGAPMKDTPASFALPVVTDAAPAAAHAHEHAHDVVGDALEHAASQSAHTSTTEGAYGKTYWRSLEEKLGQSEYLEETRPEFPQGADLPPTGVARRQFMQLLGASLAMAGATACSTRPVDERMVPYTRTPPELVPGNPLTYASGMTFGGHTSGVLITAREGRPIKVEGNPQHPVNLGAAGVFEQAFLMSLYDPQRARVVRYRKEPRSLRTFGEELGNTLARSVQANGGGRIRFLTEPNTSPVQEHLHTRMRERLPNARFQAYTSVSQDAASEGLRAVFGQAAHPLYDFAKADVVVSLDADFLESRPANLAYARAFARRRDPAEGELNRLYVAEPRYTITGGMADHRLRARSQEIIAIAAALAARVGGPAASLGAAAGQKAKLNEHHQKWVDAVAADLSAHTGRSLVLAGERQPAAVHALAAAINAALGNEGNTVSYVASVTNETTSDASLRPLVEELNAGAVDVLVITAWNPVYRAPADLGLQEALDPAKNPNRAKLTVIYTSLFEDETSAYADWFIPAAHELEAWGDGRSHDGTVSIVQPLVQPIFNGVPTTELLALFLGEPYRGSYQILRDFWRGRSAAAEDFETPWETWVSVGIVPNSASARLTSNTLNAAGASALVNAYQAPAAEGLEVNFVADYKVYDGQFANMSWLQELPDPISKMTWDNAAYLSPTTARALNLQPGDVATLTYGGRSLDVPVWIIPGTADNVVVLPLGYGRTGVFETVAKEVGFNANRVRSINAPWFDGGARLEKKSATHKFSLTQQHWRTEGRPIALDMSVEQFRAELEKDKNKASPIFARVKGEQVNLMPEVQDVTTSHGDRGGQGYKWAMAIDLARCTGCAACVVACQSENNIPVVGKEQVARSREMQWLRIDRYFSGHELNDPEMIMQPIACVHCEKAPCEYVCPVNATVHSDEGLNDMVYNRCVGTRYCSNNCPYKVRRFNYLHYTADKTPTQKMMMNPDVTVRNRGVMEKCTYCVQRIERVRIKARVEKRSIFEKELQTACQQTCPTEAIVFGTLSDPNSTVSKHHQDERAYKLLKELGTAPRTAHLIRLRNPNPALASAAHAAEHEGGH is encoded by the coding sequence ATGCCACCGCTGAAGCCCACGCTCGACGGAGCCCCCATGAAGGACACCCCCGCTTCCTTCGCCCTGCCGGTTGTCACGGACGCGGCCCCCGCGGCGGCGCACGCTCACGAGCATGCGCACGACGTGGTCGGTGACGCGCTCGAGCACGCGGCCTCGCAGAGCGCCCACACCTCCACCACCGAGGGCGCCTACGGCAAGACGTACTGGCGCAGCCTCGAGGAGAAGCTCGGCCAGTCCGAGTACCTCGAGGAGACCCGTCCCGAGTTCCCCCAGGGCGCGGACCTGCCGCCCACGGGCGTGGCCCGCCGCCAGTTCATGCAGCTGCTCGGCGCGTCGCTCGCCATGGCCGGCGCCACCGCCTGCTCCACCCGTCCGGTGGACGAGCGCATGGTGCCCTACACCCGCACGCCGCCGGAGCTCGTCCCCGGCAACCCGCTGACGTACGCGTCGGGCATGACGTTCGGTGGCCACACCTCCGGCGTGCTCATCACCGCGCGCGAGGGTCGGCCCATCAAGGTCGAGGGCAACCCGCAGCACCCGGTGAATCTGGGCGCCGCCGGTGTGTTCGAGCAGGCCTTCCTGATGTCGCTGTACGATCCGCAGCGCGCCCGCGTGGTGCGCTACCGCAAGGAGCCCCGCTCCCTGCGCACGTTCGGCGAGGAGCTCGGCAACACGCTCGCGCGCTCCGTGCAGGCCAACGGCGGCGGTCGCATCCGCTTCCTCACCGAGCCCAACACCTCGCCCGTGCAGGAGCACCTGCACACGCGCATGCGGGAGCGGCTGCCCAACGCCCGCTTCCAGGCCTACACCTCGGTGAGCCAGGACGCGGCCAGCGAGGGTCTGCGCGCGGTGTTCGGCCAGGCGGCCCACCCGCTGTACGACTTCGCCAAGGCGGACGTGGTCGTCTCGCTGGACGCGGACTTCCTCGAGAGCCGTCCGGCCAACCTCGCCTACGCCCGCGCCTTCGCGCGTCGGCGTGACCCGGCCGAGGGCGAGCTCAACCGCCTCTACGTGGCCGAGCCGCGCTACACCATCACCGGTGGCATGGCGGACCACCGCCTGCGCGCGCGCTCCCAGGAGATCATCGCCATCGCCGCCGCGCTCGCCGCGCGCGTGGGGGGCCCGGCCGCGAGCCTCGGCGCCGCCGCCGGCCAGAAGGCGAAGCTCAACGAGCACCACCAGAAGTGGGTGGACGCCGTCGCCGCCGACCTGAGCGCCCACACGGGCCGCTCGCTGGTGCTCGCCGGTGAGCGTCAGCCCGCCGCGGTGCACGCGCTGGCCGCCGCCATCAACGCGGCGCTCGGCAACGAGGGCAACACGGTCAGCTACGTCGCCAGCGTCACCAACGAGACCACCAGCGACGCCAGCCTGCGCCCCCTCGTGGAGGAGCTCAACGCGGGCGCCGTGGACGTGCTCGTCATCACCGCCTGGAACCCCGTGTACCGCGCGCCCGCGGACCTGGGCCTCCAGGAGGCGCTCGACCCGGCGAAGAACCCCAACCGCGCCAAGCTCACCGTCATCTACACCTCGCTGTTCGAGGACGAGACGAGCGCGTACGCCGACTGGTTCATCCCGGCCGCGCACGAGCTGGAGGCCTGGGGTGATGGCCGCTCGCACGACGGCACGGTCTCCATCGTGCAGCCGCTCGTGCAGCCCATCTTCAACGGCGTGCCCACCACGGAGCTGCTCGCGCTGTTCCTCGGTGAGCCCTACCGCGGCAGCTACCAGATCCTCCGGGACTTCTGGCGGGGCCGCTCGGCCGCCGCCGAGGACTTCGAGACGCCGTGGGAGACGTGGGTGTCCGTGGGCATCGTGCCCAACAGCGCCTCGGCCCGCCTCACCTCCAACACCCTCAACGCCGCGGGCGCCAGCGCCCTGGTGAACGCCTACCAGGCGCCGGCCGCCGAGGGCCTCGAGGTGAACTTCGTCGCCGACTACAAGGTCTACGACGGCCAGTTCGCCAACATGTCCTGGCTGCAGGAGCTGCCGGATCCCATCTCGAAGATGACGTGGGACAACGCCGCCTACCTGAGCCCCACCACCGCGCGCGCGCTGAACCTGCAGCCCGGCGACGTGGCGACGCTCACCTACGGCGGCCGCTCGCTGGACGTGCCCGTGTGGATCATCCCCGGCACGGCCGACAACGTCGTGGTGCTCCCGCTGGGCTACGGCCGCACGGGCGTGTTCGAGACGGTGGCCAAGGAAGTGGGCTTCAACGCCAACCGGGTGCGCAGCATCAACGCGCCCTGGTTCGACGGCGGCGCCAGGCTCGAGAAGAAGTCGGCCACCCACAAGTTCTCGCTCACCCAGCAGCACTGGCGCACCGAGGGCCGTCCCATCGCCCTCGACATGTCGGTGGAGCAGTTCCGCGCCGAGCTCGAGAAGGACAAGAACAAGGCGAGCCCCATCTTCGCGCGCGTCAAGGGCGAGCAGGTCAACCTGATGCCCGAGGTCCAGGACGTGACCACGAGTCACGGGGACCGCGGCGGCCAGGGCTACAAGTGGGCCATGGCCATCGACCTGGCGCGCTGCACGGGCTGCGCCGCGTGCGTGGTGGCCTGCCAGTCGGAGAACAACATTCCCGTGGTGGGCAAGGAGCAGGTGGCCCGCAGCCGCGAGATGCAGTGGCTGCGCATCGACCGCTACTTCTCCGGCCATGAGCTGAATGATCCCGAAATGATCATGCAGCCCATCGCCTGCGTGCACTGCGAGAAGGCGCCCTGCGAGTACGTGTGCCCCGTGAACGCCACCGTCCACTCGGACGAGGGCCTCAACGACATGGTGTACAACCGCTGCGTCGGCACGCGCTACTGCTCGAACAACTGCCCGTACAAGGTCCGCCGCTTCAACTACCTGCACTACACCGCGGACAAGACGCCCACGCAGAAGATGATGATGAACCCGGACGTCACGGTGCGTAACCGCGGCGTCATGGAGAAGTGCACCTACTGCGTGCAGCGCATCGAGCGCGTGCGCATCAAGGCCCGCGTGGAGAAGCGCTCCATCTTCGAGAAGGAGCTGCAGACGGCCTGCCAGCAGACGTGCCCCACCGAGGCCATCGTCTTCGGCACGCTGAGCGACCCGAACTCCACGGTCAGCAAGCACCACCAGGACGAGCGCGCCTACAAGCTCCTCAAGGAGCTGGGCACCGCGCCGCGCACCGCCCACCTCATCCGTCTTCGCAACCCCAATCCCGCCCTCGCGTCCGCCGCGCACGCCGCGGAGCACGAAGGAGGCCACTGA
- a CDS encoding HNH endonuclease, protein MSAAKRRRVLGIVATDATFERTEHRGREVWLGKCLHCNAHLVIGLDGEPVSRATIEHIVPQVHGGSDDLGNLGLACARCNQGKGSRHDRHFQRDPRVRELVDRLLARRRERWREPEEP, encoded by the coding sequence ATGAGCGCCGCCAAACGCCGCCGGGTCCTCGGCATCGTGGCCACCGACGCCACCTTCGAACGGACCGAGCACCGGGGCCGCGAGGTCTGGCTCGGCAAGTGCCTGCACTGCAACGCCCATCTGGTCATCGGCCTGGACGGCGAGCCCGTCAGCCGCGCCACCATCGAGCACATCGTGCCGCAGGTGCACGGGGGCTCGGACGACCTGGGCAACCTGGGCCTGGCGTGCGCGCGCTGCAACCAGGGCAAGGGCAGCCGGCACGACCGCCACTTCCAGCGGGATCCGCGGGTGCGCGAGCTGGTGGATCGGCTGCTCGCGAGGCGCCGGGAGCGCTGGCGTGAGCCCGAGGAACCCTAG
- the coxB gene encoding cytochrome c oxidase subunit II, translating into MNELLNKLLFLPEQASTFAERVDSLHYFVVTVTMLSSFVTGTAAIYFFFRYRRRADHQTTEYVIPSVKTEFVFVSLPLVFFLAWFVIGFRDFVYVQTPPKDSMDVYVMGKQWMWKFSYPEGPNGVNVLHVPANRPVRLLITSRDVLHSFFVPAFRIKMDAVPGRYTQTWFEATKPGTYQILCTEYCGLSHSKMLGEVVVLSPEEWDAWVKEQRKGGLQNRQDALADLALEPETARMSAQGQKVAAEVGCFKCHTVNGEPHIGPTFQGMYGRMETMQDGTSLRVDEAYITQSMMDPGAHLVTGFPNVMPTFQGKLTGPQTAAIVEYIKTLRTPDIRTGATQGPVYEPIQ; encoded by the coding sequence ATGAACGAGTTGCTGAACAAACTCCTGTTCCTCCCGGAGCAGGCCTCGACCTTCGCGGAACGGGTGGACTCGCTCCACTACTTCGTCGTCACGGTGACGATGTTGAGCTCGTTCGTCACGGGCACCGCGGCGATCTACTTCTTCTTCCGCTACCGGCGCCGGGCGGACCACCAGACGACGGAGTACGTCATTCCGTCGGTGAAGACGGAGTTCGTCTTCGTCTCGCTGCCGCTCGTGTTCTTCCTGGCGTGGTTCGTCATCGGCTTCCGGGACTTCGTCTACGTGCAGACGCCGCCCAAGGACTCGATGGACGTCTACGTCATGGGCAAGCAGTGGATGTGGAAGTTCTCCTACCCGGAGGGCCCCAACGGGGTGAACGTGCTGCACGTGCCGGCCAACCGCCCGGTGCGTCTGCTCATCACCTCGCGTGACGTGCTCCACTCCTTCTTCGTGCCGGCCTTCCGCATCAAGATGGACGCGGTGCCGGGCCGCTACACGCAGACCTGGTTCGAGGCCACCAAGCCCGGCACGTACCAGATCCTCTGCACCGAATACTGCGGCCTGTCGCACTCCAAGATGCTGGGCGAGGTGGTCGTGCTCAGCCCCGAGGAGTGGGACGCGTGGGTGAAGGAGCAGCGCAAGGGCGGCCTGCAGAACCGCCAGGACGCGCTGGCGGACCTGGCGCTCGAGCCGGAGACGGCGCGCATGTCCGCCCAGGGCCAGAAGGTGGCGGCCGAGGTGGGGTGCTTCAAGTGCCACACCGTCAATGGCGAGCCGCACATCGGGCCCACGTTCCAGGGCATGTACGGCCGCATGGAGACGATGCAGGACGGCACCAGCCTGCGCGTGGACGAGGCCTACATCACCCAGTCCATGATGGACCCGGGCGCCCACCTCGTGACGGGCTTCCCCAATGTCATGCCCACCTTCCAGGGCAAGCTGACGGGACCGCAGACCGCGGCCATCGTCGAGTACATCAAGACCCTGCGCACCCCGGACATCCGCACCGGTGCCACACAAGGACCTGTTTATGAGCCCATCCAGTAG